In Thunnus maccoyii chromosome 3, fThuMac1.1, whole genome shotgun sequence, the following proteins share a genomic window:
- the pdzrn3b gene encoding E3 ubiquitin-protein ligase PDZRN3-B isoform X4 — protein MVQVLRRDPHPKLVSPTADTQVSDISTQTDITLQHIMALTKLPPPSPPMTVLEEYLLPEEHPPGHAYFDPNDFLEGIQQDIEREELEYEEVDLYRANIQDKLGLTICYRTDDEDEAGIYISEIDPNSIAAKDGRIREGDKIIQINGIEIQNREDAVALLTSEGNQNISLLVARPEIQLDEGWMDDDRNDFLDDLHMDMLEQQHHQAMQFTASMLQQKKHEEDGGTTDTATLLSNHHEKDSGVGRTDESTRNDESSEQENLADDQTTASNTLGSCRMLTYSQDTLGSTDLPFSGESFISADYADTDFLGIPADECERFRELLELKCQMRNSGAQALYCQSGGAGGQDQEGVDKELELLNEELRTIELECLNIVRAHKMQQLREQCRESWMLHNSGFRNYNTSIDARRHELSDITELPEKSDKDSSSAYNTGESCRSTPLTLELSPDNSLRRGAENQAGASGSSSSNGRMLKPLLSPVQEVCGSSRSRGSSKDPDALQAESKERKLGESSKSGRSFSQPHSPYKHAHIPAHAQHYQSYMQLIQQKSAVEYAQSQMSLVSMCRDHISSNDLEPKMEWKVKIRSDGTRYITKRPVRDKLLRERALRIHEERSGMTTDDDAISELKMGRYWSKEERKQHAVRAKEQRQRREFMKQSRADCLKEQAGPEDKKEPNIIELSHKKMMKKRNKKIFDNWMTIQELLTHGTKSPDGTRVYNSLLSVTTV, from the exons GCATCCTCCTGGGCATGCATACTTTGACCCCAATGATTTCCTGGAGGGCATACAGCAGGACATAGAGCGTGAGGAGCTGGAATATGAG GAGGTGGATTTGTACCGAGCCAACATCCAAGACAAGCTTGGCCTGACGATCTGTTACAGGactgatgatgaggatgaagcTGGGATCTACATTAGTGAG ATTGATCCAAACAGCATTGCTGCAAAAGATGGCAGAATTAGAGAAGGGGATAAAATCATCCAG ATCAATGGCATTGAGATCCAAAACCGGGAGGATGCGGTAGCGCTGCTGACCAGTGAGGGGAACCAGAACATCTCTCTGCTAGTGGCCAGACCAGAGATCCAG CTGGACGAGGGTTGGATGGATGATGACAGGAACGACTTCCTGGATGACCTCCACATGGACatgctggagcagcagcaccATCAGGCCATGCAGTTCACTGCCAGCATGCTGCAGcag AAGAAGCACGAGGAGGATGGCGGCACTACAGACACAGCCACACTTTTGTCCAACCACCATGAGAAGGACAGCGGGGTTGGTCGCACAGATGAGAGCACGCGAAACGACGAGAGCTCGGAGCAGGAGAACCTCGCTGACGACCAGACCACGGCCTCCAACACGCTGGGCAGCTGCAGAATGCTGACCTACAGCCAGGACACCCTCGGCAGCACCGACTTGCCCTTCAGCGGCGAGTCATTCATCTCTGCAGACTACGCTGACACCGACTTCCTGGGCATCCCGGCTGATGAGTGCGAGCGCTTCAGAGAGCTCCTGGAGCTGAAATGCCAAATGAGGAACAGTGGAGCGCAGGCTCTGTACTGCCAGAGCGGCGGGGCAGGAGGACAGGACCAGGAGGGTGTGGACAAGGAGCTGGAGCTGCTCAACGAGGAGCTGCGCACCATCGAGCTGGAGTGCCTGAATATCGTCCGTGCTCACAAGATGCAGCAGCTGAGGGAGCAGTGTCGTGAGTCCTGGATGCTCCACAACAGCGGCTTCCGCAACTACAACACTAGCATTGACGCACGCCGTCACGAGCTCTCAGACATCACAGAGCTGCCGGAGAAATCAGACAAAGACAGCTCCAGTGCCTACAACACTGGCGAGAGCTGCCGCAGCACCCCTCTCACTCTGGAGCTGTCTCCAGACAACTCACTCCGTCGAGGAGCAGAGAACCAGGCCGGAGCGTCTGGCTCCAGCAGCTCCAACGGCAGGATGCTCAAACCTCTCCTGTCCCCTGTCCAGGAAGTTTGTGGCTCCAGCCGTAGCAGAGGTTCCTCCAAGGATCCAGATGCCCTGCAGGCAGAGAGCAAGGAGAGGAAGCTGGGAGAGTCCAGTAAGTCTGGGCGGAGCTTTTCCCAACCACACTCGCCTTACAAGCATGCCCACATCCCTGCCCACGCCCAGCACTACCAGAGCTACATGCAGCTGATCCAGCAGAAATCCGCCGTGGAGTACGCCCAAAGCCAGATGAGTCTAGTCAGCATGTGCCGGGACCACATCTCCTCCAATGACCTGGAGCCCAAGATGGAGTGGAAGGTGAAGATCCGCAGCGACGGTACACGCTACATCACCAAGCGGCCTGTTCGGGACAAACTGCTGAGGGAGCGAGCCCTGCGTATTCACGAAGAGCGCAGCGGTATGACCACAGACGATGACGCCATAAGCGAGCTGAAGATGGGCCGCTACTGGAgcaaggaggagaggaaacaacaCGCCGTCCGCGCCAAGGAGCAGAGGCAGCGCCGCGAGTTCATGAAACAGAGCCGAGCCGATTGTCTGAAGGAACAGGCCGGTCCAGAGGACAAAAAAGAGCCCAACATCATAGAACTCAGCCAcaaaaagatgatgaaaaagaggaataagaaaatatttgacaaCTGGATGACCATCCAAGAACTGCTGACCCACGGTACCAAGTCACCAGACGGCACAAGGGTTTACAACTCACTCCTGTCTGTGACCACAGTCTAA
- the ppp4r2b gene encoding serine/threonine-protein phosphatase 4 regulatory subunit 2-B translates to MEIDSLQEALRDFDKKTKKEASPLLEQFLCHIAKTGETMVQWSQFKNYFLFKLEKVMDDFRASAPEQRGPANPNVESIPFEDMKERILKIVKGYNGIPFTIQRLCELLTEPKRNYTGTDKFLRGVEKNVMVVSCVHPTSEKNGCSAVNRVNGVMLPGNTSAFTERKVNGPGTPRPLNRPKLSLANSLAANGLPDSTDNKDLNTEQEGDKDSSEVSASGGSLGSSLKNKHEDEEEDMEAEQQDVKRLKFSEEEEEDEEDEEEEQEVDTVRPLHATCLSKEAEAEAMVQEEEEEKVGCSKENEASSSAAAVEDQEPTSSTQGEACAGSGQEAEQDEREVPCGSQEEGSDMDQTEQQAPACVVESPETSRDSEESNSDPVSSSSSSSSSSSSSSGSSCSIEESAEVAREDVAVAPSSSTTEPPTEGAMDSATLNTGTTEEPMEQD, encoded by the exons ATGGAAATTGACTCGCTTCAAGAGGCGCTCAGAG ATTTtgacaagaaaacaaagaaggaGGCATCTCCTCTTCTGGAGCAGTTTCTATGTCATATTGCCAAGACAGGGGAGACCAT GGTCCAGTGGTCTCAATTTAAGAACTACTTCCTGTTTAAACTGGAGAAGGTGATGGATGACTTCAGAGCCTCAGCACCTGAGCAAAGAGGCCCTGCAAATCCCAATGTGGAGTCAATTCCATTTGAAGACATGAAGGAGAGAATCCTGAAGATTGTGAAGGGATATAATGG AATCCCATTTACGATCCAGCGCTTGTGTGAGTTGCTCACAGAACCCAAGAGGAACTACACAGGAACGGATAAGTTTCTTCGGGGTGTGGAGAAG AATGTAATGGTGGTAAGCTGTGTTCATCCAACCTCAGA GAAAAATGGATGCAGTGCCGTCAATAGAGTGAATGGAGTGATGCTTCCTGGGAACACATCTGCTTTTACAGAGAG GAAAGTGAACGGTCCGGGAACTCCCCGGCCACTGAACCGACCGAAGTTGTCTCTGGCCAACTCACTAGCAGCAAATGGCCTGCCAGACAGCACAGACAACAAAGACCTCAACACAGAGCAAGAGGGCGACAAAGACTCCAG cgAGGTTTCAGCGTCAGGAGGTTCCCTGGGGAGCTCCTTGAAGAACAAACAcgaagatgaagaagaggacaTGGAGGCTGAGCAGCAAGACGTGAAGAGACTTAAGTtcagcgaggaggaggaggaagatgaggaggatgaagaggaggagcaagAGGTGGACACAGTGAGGCCTTTACACGCCACCTGCCTCTCAAAAGAGGCAGAAGCCGAAGCCATGGtccaagaggaagaggaggagaaggtcGGTTGCAGCAAGGAGAATGAAGCCTCCAGCAGTGCCGCTGCTGTGGAAGACCAag AACCAACCAGCAGCACGCAGGGCGAAGCGTGTGCGGGCTCAGGCCAGGAGGCGGAGCAGGACGAGAGGGAGGTGCCGTGCGGCTCCCAGGAGGAGGGCAGTGACATGGATCAGACAGAACAGCAGGCACCTGCATGCGTTGTAGAGAGCCCCGAGACCAGCAGGGACAGCGAGGAGAGCAACAGTGACccagtgagcagcagcagcagcagcagcagcagcagcagtagcagcagtggtAGCAGCTGTAGCATAGAGGAGAGTGCGGAAGTGGCCAGAGAAGACGTAGCTGTCGCTCCCTCCAGCAGTACAACTGAACCTCCTACAGAGGGCGCCATGGATAGTGCCACCTTGAACACTGGGACCACTGAGGAGCCCATGGAGCAGGACTAG